In Campylobacter concisus, a single window of DNA contains:
- the fliH gene encoding flagellar assembly protein FliH, with protein sequence MKSSVITSETSPAHFIENYRFKVLGVGERAADSAPVLIEENNLSEELSEQNFGQKGENFIPQASHQTQTNSQNHFASQAQSPQIQQAGESSFVEELLKKTDELSSNIIKLQMQIENQESEFAKRLEAEISRAKEDGKNEGIAQANAANEARINELEARFSASAAKLDEQYVKFDEFLKKIEEELGQTAIKIAKEVIDKEISTSSNQIAHHLASSLIKELSNVKNIEIRVNPEDSEYIKEQFSKNEHVKISADDAISKGGVVIISDGGNIDATMQTRLEKLKMLVNNE encoded by the coding sequence ATGAAAAGCAGCGTAATAACCAGTGAAACTTCTCCAGCTCACTTTATAGAAAATTACAGATTTAAAGTACTTGGAGTTGGAGAGCGAGCTGCAGATAGTGCTCCTGTATTGATAGAAGAAAATAATCTTAGTGAAGAGTTAAGCGAGCAAAATTTTGGGCAAAAGGGTGAAAATTTCATTCCTCAAGCTAGCCACCAAACGCAGACAAACTCACAAAACCACTTTGCTTCTCAGGCTCAAAGTCCACAAATACAGCAAGCAGGCGAGTCAAGCTTTGTCGAAGAACTGCTTAAAAAAACAGATGAGCTAAGCAGCAACATCATCAAACTTCAAATGCAAATAGAAAACCAAGAGAGCGAATTTGCTAAACGCCTTGAGGCTGAAATTTCTCGTGCAAAAGAAGATGGTAAAAATGAGGGTATCGCCCAGGCAAATGCAGCAAATGAAGCAAGGATAAATGAGTTAGAGGCTAGATTTAGCGCTTCAGCTGCAAAGCTAGATGAGCAGTATGTTAAATTTGATGAGTTTTTAAAGAAGATCGAAGAAGAGCTTGGGCAAACTGCTATAAAAATCGCAAAAGAAGTAATCGATAAAGAAATTTCAACCTCTTCAAATCAGATCGCTCATCATCTAGCAAGCTCGCTTATAAAAGAGCTAAGTAATGTCAAAAATATAGAAATTCGCGTAAATCCCGAAGATAGCGAATATATAAAAGAGCAATTTAGCAAGAATGAGCACGTCAAAATAAGCGCTGATGATGCTATAAGCAAAGGCGGTGTGGTTATTATAAGTGATGGTGGCAATATCGATGCGACTATGCAAACAAGGCTAGAAAAACTAAAAATGCTGGTAAATAATGAATAA
- the hisC gene encoding histidinol-phosphate transaminase: protein MKFNDFLDDLVNYEAGKPIELVVREFGIDAKDVIKLASNENPFGTSKRVEEALKEVAKKAHLYPDDSYFELKEGLAKKFGVTSKNLIIGSGSDQIIEFALHAKANKQSGVLMAGVTFAMYEIYAKQTGAKIYRTKSVEHNLSEFLEIYNAHKDEISVIFLCLPNNPLGECLDADEVYKFIKNIDENTLIVLDCAYNEFAKFKDSKKEIKPSEVVKFKNAIYLGTFSKAYALGGMRVGYGVANEEIIGALSKLRAPFNITTPSLRAAIVALGDDEFVQQAMQNNFEQMKRYEEFAKQNGIEFIPSYTNFITFKFDELKSSQICEKMLKKGIILRDLKSYALNAVRITIGISWQNDRVFEELKQILK from the coding sequence ATGAAATTTAATGACTTTTTAGACGATCTAGTAAATTACGAGGCTGGAAAGCCGATCGAGCTTGTAGTTAGAGAGTTTGGCATCGATGCAAAAGATGTGATAAAGCTAGCGAGCAATGAAAACCCTTTTGGCACTAGCAAACGCGTAGAAGAGGCGCTAAAAGAGGTCGCTAAAAAAGCGCATCTCTATCCAGATGATAGCTACTTTGAGCTAAAAGAGGGGCTGGCTAAGAAATTTGGCGTAACTAGCAAAAATTTAATCATCGGCTCTGGAAGCGACCAGATCATAGAGTTTGCACTGCACGCAAAGGCAAATAAGCAAAGTGGCGTTTTGATGGCTGGCGTGACATTTGCGATGTATGAAATTTATGCAAAACAAACTGGAGCTAAAATTTACCGCACAAAGAGCGTGGAGCATAATTTGAGCGAGTTTTTAGAAATTTATAATGCGCATAAAGATGAAATTTCTGTCATCTTTCTTTGCTTGCCGAATAACCCATTAGGTGAGTGTTTGGACGCAGATGAGGTCTATAAATTTATAAAAAACATTGATGAAAACACGCTTATTGTGCTTGATTGTGCTTACAACGAATTTGCAAAATTTAAAGATAGTAAAAAAGAGATAAAGCCAAGCGAGGTGGTGAAATTTAAAAATGCCATCTATCTTGGCACTTTCTCAAAGGCCTACGCACTTGGTGGTATGCGCGTGGGATACGGCGTAGCAAATGAAGAGATTATAGGCGCTCTTTCAAAACTAAGAGCTCCGTTTAACATCACAACTCCAAGCTTAAGAGCTGCGATAGTAGCACTTGGGGATGATGAGTTTGTGCAGCAAGCCATGCAAAATAACTTCGAGCAAATGAAGAGATATGAAGAATTTGCAAAGCAAAATGGCATTGAGTTTATCCCAAGCTATACGAATTTTATAACTTTTAAATTTGACGAGCTAAAATCAAGCCAGATATGCGAAAAGATGCTAAAAAAGGGTATAATTTTGCGAGATCTAAAAAGCTACGCCTTAAATGCGGTGAGAATCACCATCGGCATTAGCTGGCAAAATGATAGAGTTTTTGAAGAGTTAAAGCAAATTTTAAAGTAG
- the fliG gene encoding flagellar motor switch protein FliG, whose product MSIKLNDKQKMIYDDLSMPEKIAILLIQLGEEATALIFSHMDVDVITEISGYIATAKNIDKQVASAVLEEFYALMQSNQYMRSGGLEYAKEILYRTFGPEAAQKILDKLAKSMENSKSFGYLDKIKPQQLADFIIKEHPQTIALILAHMDSTSAAETLSFFSDELRSEVVIRMANLGDISPSVIKRVSTVLEGKLESLTSYKVEVGGPRAVAEVLNRLGQKASKSTIERIEQSDDKLATTIKELMFTFEDIINLNATAIREILKNVDKKDLMVAFKGSSDGIKDKFLSNMSQRAAEAFKEEMQYLGAVRVKDVEEAQRRIVETVQTLADQGVFQVGEADEMIE is encoded by the coding sequence ATGTCAATAAAGCTAAATGACAAGCAAAAAATGATTTATGATGATCTATCGATGCCTGAAAAGATTGCTATTTTGCTGATCCAGCTTGGCGAAGAGGCAACTGCTCTTATATTTTCTCACATGGATGTTGATGTCATCACTGAAATTTCAGGCTATATCGCAACCGCAAAAAACATAGACAAACAAGTCGCAAGTGCTGTGCTAGAAGAATTTTACGCGCTAATGCAGTCAAATCAATATATGAGAAGTGGCGGTTTAGAGTACGCAAAAGAAATTCTTTACCGCACATTTGGTCCAGAGGCAGCTCAGAAAATTTTAGACAAGCTTGCAAAAAGTATGGAGAACTCAAAAAGCTTTGGCTATCTTGATAAGATAAAACCACAACAGCTGGCAGACTTTATCATAAAAGAACACCCTCAAACCATCGCGCTAATACTAGCTCACATGGACTCAACGAGCGCTGCTGAAACGCTTAGCTTTTTCTCAGATGAGCTAAGAAGTGAAGTCGTTATTAGAATGGCAAATCTTGGTGATATTAGCCCATCTGTAATTAAGCGTGTTTCAACCGTGCTTGAGGGCAAGCTTGAAAGTCTTACATCATACAAAGTCGAAGTTGGCGGTCCAAGAGCTGTGGCAGAAGTGCTTAATAGACTTGGACAAAAAGCTAGCAAAAGCACGATCGAACGCATTGAACAAAGTGATGATAAACTTGCAACAACGATTAAAGAGCTTATGTTTACATTTGAAGATATTATCAATCTTAATGCAACTGCGATTAGAGAAATCCTTAAAAATGTCGATAAAAAAGACCTTATGGTCGCATTTAAAGGCTCAAGCGATGGTATCAAGGATAAATTTTTATCAAATATGTCTCAGCGTGCAGCAGAAGCCTTTAAAGAGGAGATGCAATATCTTGGTGCGGTGCGTGTAAAAGATGTTGAAGAGGCTCAAAGACGCATAGTAGAGACAGTACAAACTCTAGCTGATCAAGGTGTGTTCCAAGTCGGCGAAGCAGATGAGATGATAGAATGA
- the fliF gene encoding flagellar basal-body MS-ring/collar protein FliF encodes MDFKALLHQISQIYQKLSLKQKIIAASSIVLVVAFLVFLTLYKSKNENFAGYSVLFENISPNDSALILDQLNKDGIKYKLANEGTILVPTSDVYKERIAVATLGIPKESKIGFEIFDKQEFGATDAEQRVKFQRALEGELARTIESLSSIQKATVRIAIPKESVFTERQALPTASIVVELKPGVSLNAKQIFGIKNLVAASITNLSTENVKIVNQDGVALGDEDGEFDSDAIAQQIRYKREFENNYEQKIVNVLAPIVGGADKVVAKVNIDFDFDKKDTKSEVYDPNNVVRSESNIEEKRQGSAPNEVGGVPGAVSNIGPVQGLDDSTLKEQYNKSSQQTNYEISKKVTSIKGQFASINRVSAAVVIDGLYQSKKDSDGKPTGELEFAPLTKEQRESITNLIKQSIGYNQNRGDEVSLDNFEFKTGKDISTSEKMDGFVNNYVVPFMPLLKYIFAALLLYIFYKKVIVPFMQKMLEETKEEEEQVQDGLEDIEVDAEDTLEKFKAARKKVEEQLGLSGEFNEDELKYDVLLEKMRAVITERNEEIAMLLQDMVKNDSDFNMRKEI; translated from the coding sequence ATGGATTTTAAAGCATTACTTCATCAAATAAGTCAAATTTATCAAAAGCTTTCATTAAAGCAAAAAATCATTGCAGCTAGCTCGATCGTCTTGGTCGTGGCATTTTTGGTATTTTTAACACTTTATAAAAGCAAAAATGAAAATTTTGCAGGTTACAGCGTCCTTTTTGAAAACATTAGCCCAAACGATTCTGCCTTAATACTTGATCAGCTAAACAAAGATGGAATTAAATATAAATTAGCAAACGAAGGCACTATCCTTGTGCCAACGAGTGATGTCTATAAAGAGCGTATCGCTGTTGCAACGCTTGGAATACCAAAAGAGAGCAAAATCGGCTTTGAAATTTTTGATAAGCAAGAATTTGGTGCGACTGATGCCGAGCAGAGAGTAAAATTTCAAAGAGCGCTTGAGGGTGAGCTAGCTAGAACGATCGAGAGTCTTTCTTCTATCCAAAAAGCGACTGTTCGTATCGCTATCCCTAAAGAGAGCGTCTTTACTGAAAGACAAGCACTGCCAACCGCTTCTATCGTCGTTGAGCTAAAGCCAGGCGTTAGTTTAAATGCGAAGCAAATTTTTGGCATTAAAAACCTAGTTGCTGCCTCTATTACAAACTTAAGCACAGAAAATGTAAAAATCGTAAATCAAGACGGAGTCGCACTTGGCGATGAAGATGGTGAGTTTGATAGTGACGCTATAGCTCAGCAGATACGCTATAAACGTGAGTTTGAAAATAATTACGAGCAAAAGATCGTAAATGTGTTAGCTCCTATTGTGGGCGGAGCAGATAAGGTCGTAGCAAAGGTAAATATCGACTTTGACTTTGACAAAAAAGATACAAAAAGTGAAGTTTATGACCCAAATAACGTCGTAAGAAGTGAAAGCAATATCGAGGAAAAACGCCAAGGCTCAGCACCAAATGAAGTAGGTGGTGTCCCTGGTGCGGTTAGCAATATCGGCCCTGTTCAAGGTCTCGATGATAGCACTTTAAAAGAGCAATACAACAAAAGCTCGCAGCAGACAAACTATGAAATTTCAAAGAAAGTAACAAGCATCAAAGGACAGTTTGCTAGCATAAATAGAGTGAGTGCGGCTGTCGTTATAGACGGACTTTATCAGAGTAAAAAAGATAGCGACGGCAAGCCAACTGGCGAGCTTGAATTTGCCCCACTTACCAAAGAGCAAAGAGAGTCAATCACAAATTTAATCAAACAATCAATCGGCTATAACCAAAATAGGGGCGATGAAGTAAGCTTAGATAACTTTGAGTTTAAAACCGGCAAAGATATAAGCACTAGTGAGAAGATGGATGGCTTTGTGAATAACTATGTAGTGCCATTTATGCCGCTATTAAAATATATTTTTGCAGCATTGTTGCTCTACATCTTCTACAAAAAAGTCATTGTGCCATTTATGCAAAAGATGCTTGAAGAGACAAAAGAAGAAGAGGAGCAAGTTCAAGATGGTCTTGAAGATATTGAGGTAGATGCTGAAGATACGCTTGAGAAATTTAAAGCTGCTCGCAAAAAGGTCGAAGAGCAACTAGGACTTAGTGGCGAGTTTAATGAAGATGAATTAAAATACGATGTTTTACTTGAGAAAATGAGAGCGGTCATCACAGAAAGAAATGAAGAGATAGCAATGCTGCTTCAAGATATGGTAAAAAATGACAGCGACTTTAATATGCGTAAGGAAATTTGA